From Cucumis melo cultivar AY chromosome 3, USDA_Cmelo_AY_1.0, whole genome shotgun sequence:
GGTGAgagttatatttacaatttttaaaataagaaagtaaATTAAAGGGATTGGGTTCTTTTGTTTGTAGTGTAGAATAGATTCTTCTGCTCCAACCAAATGGTGTGTCTTTCTTTGATGCCCTTTTCCATTTCACTTCAATTATTATCATCCATAcctatacacacacacatatagatatatatattcatcTCCTCTCacactttttcctttttcactATTTTGGTCCTACCACCAATCATGCATCTATttaatgtatgtatatatatatataattgacatttacaaatttcaaattttaatgaaATATTACTACATATCGAACAAAAAGTTACAAAGCATTTTCTAGGTCTTTTTAAAGCTTTTGTACCACTTGTgttataggaaaaaaaaatttctatagTTAGTACTACTatgcttattattattttttaaactatggCAATTTAATTAAAACCATAGTTGTTGACTCTTTTTATTGATATTACATTTGTTTTTGTAAAAAATGGATCGGTTCATAAGGCCGCTAGGGGTGCACGATGCACCTTTTATCTCCCCTATGTACTAAACTAGTAACTAGTACTAGGGTGACTTACTTTACTTTTAATTGTTAATAGAAACGGAGCAAGAAAAAAGTTATCCCTTATTCTATGGTAATCTAACTTGATCGGTCGGTCATTTTGGATGCTTCATACCATCAAATGCATATaggaaaaagaaggaaatgaacaaaaaaaaaaaaaaagaacgatTGTTGAACTCTAACAAACGAGTTAGCGGATTTAGCCAGGCAACATAATATGGAAATATGTTAACTACAACTTACAAATTTTGGAATGATTGTTTGACTATGTCCTTGCCTTTCATGGAAATTTACAAATCTTACTATCCACCTTCTctaaactaaaaagaaaatagaaaaggaaagaaatcaTCTAAATAAATTCAAACGTGGGTATGTGTTTAAAATTACAGTAAAAGAGTTAATTTTCAAATGAAACAAgcatatttataaatacaacaaaattttaaacaataGATTTATTGCGATCGATCACTTCTAGGcaattatatttctaaatatcTTTATTCAAAACAATCTTGAAAAgatagttttatttatttatggttTAGAATTTGGATTAAAAAATTCAAAGTATAATATCAACAAGATAACAAACAAAAATGTGTGAAGAACTAACCCACAAAGGCTTAAACAAACATTGTAGTTTGTATTCTACAAAATAATGAAATagaacattttcttttaaattaattaattaggacCTTAAAAAATGTGTTTCGTTTTGAAATTATAGAATAATTTAAAGGTAACCCATCGGTTTAAAGAACTAATTCCTCGTTAACATAAAGTTTCCTTTGAGTAATAGCCAAAGCATCATCCATCGATCCAAGAACCACACACAAATTGaggccttttctttttctcttcttttaaacttgttaagaaataaaataattacattttaaaaaacattaataatttaaattaatctAAATATTTGATGGGTAAATACATGCATACAAAATAACGAGACAGAAACCACCcaaaaactaattcaatatttGTTTATCAAAAGAATACAATAGatgatcaatattataaacaaaTAAGATCTCAATCTTAACTTCAATTTTACTCCAtagttcttttcttttattatttatttagtatattttaattcctatacttttaaaatgtttattttgatttatgtttggttaacattcttttttagttattttaatttattcttttacGTATTGAGTTTAGTTTATTATGTTTTTGagatttcaattttgttttaatttagtatagggtttaaaaatttaaatttacactacttattcttaattttttcttAGTGTTAACTGATTTTAAAGAACATTGCAATTTCACTATTTTCCAtctttattaaaattaaaatttttctttcacgtttatttcaaattaattgaTAAACATCCAAGGTGTAAGcgaatattttttaatgaaaattaagaTTAAAAGAGTAAAATTTATGATGTATGGaccaaattgaaacaaattagaatgtAAGTTTAATCTATATTAAATAAAACATTCTAAAATTTATCGATCAACTTGTTAGGaactttcaatcttttttgaaagTTAAAAGGAACGGTGAAAgagaaatgaaattgaaaatttgattcAAAATCTAACCTATCAACTTTATAAATGAACCAAAATTAAcgtaaaaacaaaaagaaaaaggaaacaaaaaacaaaaaccacaACTATCAAAGCACTTATTAAACCACAAATAAACAAAGtaaaaaatgttggatttttctcCCCTTTTAACTTAATAAAAATCTTATCAACTTCTCGTGAAGTTTTGCTTAAATCTTTAATCTACTTTAAGCTTTAAGAAAATTTCCTTCCCTAGAAAGCTACTTCCCAACTCCCCGTTCCCCCCTATTAGTCCATGAAACCTCAAATCCCCTattctattatatatatatatatatataccgtCACAAAACCCCCtccatttttatttcattaaacAAAAAAGCTTTCAACTTTCTGAAATATCAAACTGTTTTCCAAAATGGGTTTCTTCCAGTTTCCAAATTCGATCcttgttgttattgtttttgGCATGATGAATTTGTTCAACTTAGGGTTTGGAGCAAGAAAGCTTGCATCTTTGTATGAAGCACCAACAATGGCCATCCGTTACCACAATGGGGCTTTGCTTCAAGGTAATGTTCCTGTCTCCATCTTGTGGTATGGAAAATTTACGGCCCCTCAGAAAGCCATTGTTCTcgatttctttctctctctcgatTCTCATTCAGACGAGCCCGGCGTTGTCGCTCCATCAGTCTCTCGTTGGTGGAATACCGTTCAGGTTCGTTAAATTACCGCTCAATTCAAAAGTTTGTGTTTGAGTTTAATCTTTGTTATGACTTGTACAGTACTATCTTGCTTGAATTTTGATTCTAATTGAGGGTTTtgtttttaggtttgtttgattttaatataacaatgaattGACAACTAACTATTTCCACCAGCACGAATTAGGGTTCAGGGTTTAGCAGTTAAATAAACATTCTTCCttatgaaaagaaataaaagtaaaCTATATTATTTTTGGGAAGAAAAATAAACTAATTTCAAAGAATTGTAATCCATTGGCAGCCTCATTTTAATGTATAcgttttttcattttaattcaGGTTTATATGAAAAGAGCCGGAAAAAAGGAAGCTAAGGTTATTTTAGCGAAACAAATACCAGACGATGAATACTCCATCGGAAAAttcttaaaaagaaaccaaATTTCAGAACTGTCACGAAGGGCCGGCTCGAACTACGGCGGCGTGACACTGGTTCTCACGGCGGAGGACGTTATCGTCGAGGGGTTTTGTATGAGCGCCTGCGGGTTTCACAATTGGAACCACAAATCGAAATCCGCTTACATATGGGTCGGCAATTCAGTGAGTCAGTGTCCGGGTCAATGTGCTTGGCCGTTCCACCAGCCCATCTACGGCCCACAAACGCCGCCGCTTCTACCGCCCAACGCCGACGTCGGAATTGACGGCATGATAATCAACATCGCCACTCTTTTGGCTGGAACCGCCACCAATCCCTTCGGTAACGGCTACTTCCTCGGTCCGCCAGCGGCGCCGCTGGAGGCGGCGACGGCCTGTCCCGGGGTATACGGGAAGGGGGCTTATCCAGGATACGCCGGTAAGCTGCTGAAGGACGACACCACCGGCGGGAGCTATAATGCTGCCGGCGTCGGTACAAGAAAGTATCTTTTACCGGCGTTGTACGATCCCGTAACTTCTCGGTGTTCAACGCTGGTTTAACCGGCGGGGAGTTTTAGTAAAGTTCGAGAAAGAGGTGGCTGATCACGTGACCTTGTAATGTATATATGAATCATATGTCTAAGATATGTATGCATGTGTGGAACCACAAAAGTGATAATAAAAAAGCTAT
This genomic window contains:
- the LOC103488069 gene encoding protein PHOSPHATE-INDUCED 1-like — translated: MGFFQFPNSILVVIVFGMMNLFNLGFGARKLASLYEAPTMAIRYHNGALLQGNVPVSILWYGKFTAPQKAIVLDFFLSLDSHSDEPGVVAPSVSRWWNTVQVYMKRAGKKEAKVILAKQIPDDEYSIGKFLKRNQISELSRRAGSNYGGVTLVLTAEDVIVEGFCMSACGFHNWNHKSKSAYIWVGNSVSQCPGQCAWPFHQPIYGPQTPPLLPPNADVGIDGMIINIATLLAGTATNPFGNGYFLGPPAAPLEAATACPGVYGKGAYPGYAGKLLKDDTTGGSYNAAGVGTRKYLLPALYDPVTSRCSTLV